The Chitinibacter bivalviorum genomic interval TGCTGGTAGGCCTCGTCGAGCGATTTAATTTGGCTTAATACTATTTGGGTGCCTACTGACATGCGGAAATCTCCGTAAAAGTATTGTAGTGATCGACCGTAATATAGCGCGGGCCTTTGACTTGAAAGACAATCCGCTTTGCATTGCGCTTGTAGCCTTGATAGTCCAAATCGGCTTCGAAATATTTGCCATCAGGCAGTCGACGTTCCCGATTGCTAAATTTGTCCCCACCAATTGATTTGCCTGGCAGAGAGTCCCAGAGGCTGCTACCAGGTTTCCAGCCAGCCTGTTGCGCCGTTTTTTTGGTGACAAATTGATCAGGTAATCGATTGTTTTGATTCAGGCTCACTAAGATGTCTTGCAACTCTTTGGCTGGCACGTGTTTTTGCTGAGCGATATCGCGCGCTATTTGCTGGCAACTTGGTAAGGCAGCGTGATTGACGCCACTCCAGCTTAGGGTCAGTAGCACAATGAGGCTGGGTATTAATTTCATCGGTGACTCACTTGTTGGGAAGGCTTGAAGCGCAATTTATTTGGTTTTGCATTTGTTGCGCAAGACGCGAGTGATTTAATCGACTTATCCAAGTCGCGAAGCGGCTTCCTTGGTTGTCGCAGAAGGTCGAATCCGCTACTATCAGGGGTTTCCCGATTGTACCGAATGGCGATCCCTGTTATGGCTCAAATCCTGTCCGCTAAAACTCTGTACGATAAACTTTGGCATTCGCACGTAGTACGCGAAGAAGCTGATGGTACATGCTTAATTTATATTGACCGTCACTTGGTGCATGAAGTGACTAGCCCTCAGGCCTTTGAAGGCTTGAAACTGGCGCATCGTTTGCCTTGGCGTAATTCATCTGTGGTGGCGACGGCAGACCACAACACGCCAACGAATGAATGGGAAAAAGGGATTCAAGACCCTATTTCTCGTCTTCAGGTTGAAACGCTGGACGCCAATATCAAAGAATTTGGCGCGCTGGCTTATTTCCCATTTAAAGATCAACGTCAAGGTATCGTGCACGTGGTTGGCCCTGAAAATGGTGCCACCTTGCCGGGCATGACGGTAGTGTGTGGTGATAGCCATACTTCTACGCATGGTGCATTTGCTGCACTGGCGCATGGTATTGGTACCTCCGAAGTTGAGCACGTGTTGGCAACACAAACTTTGGTGGCCAAAAAATCCAAAGCGATGCTGGTGCGCGTAGATGGCAAACTCGGTACTGGCGTTACTGCGAAAGATGTCGCACTGGCGATTATCGGCAAGATCGGTACTGCGGGCGGTACAGGCTATGCGATTGAATTTGGTGGTGAAGCGATTCGTAGCCTGAGTATCGAAGGCCGTATGACTTTGTGCAATATGGCAATCGAAGGCGGTGCACGCGCGGGCATGGTGGCCGTTGATGATAAAACCATCGAATACCTCAAAGGTCGTCCATTCTCGCCAAGTGCCGAGCAATGGGATGCTGCTGTTGCTAGCTGGAAAGAGCTGGTTTCAGATGAAGGCGCGGTATTTGATGCCGTTGTTGAGTTGCGCGCAGAAGACATTGAGCCGCAAATCACGTGGGGCACATCGCCAGAGCAAGTCTTGGGTGTATCAGGCAAAGTGCCTAACCCAGCGAATGAAGCTGATCCAGTGAAGAAGGGTAGTTACGAGCGCGCCTTGCAATATATGGGCTTGGCGGCAGATACCCCATTGACTGATATCGCGGTAGATAAAGTCTTTATCGGCTCCTGTACCAATAGCCGTATCGAAGATTTGCGTGCTGCGGCGGGTGTAGTGAAGGGTAAAAAGAAAGCCGCTAACGTTAAATTGGTCTTGATCGTACCTGGCTCTGGTTTGGTTAAAGCGCAGGCAGAAGCCGAAGGCCTCGATAAAGTCTTTATTGAAGCGGGCTTTGAATGGCGCGAGCCAGGTTGCTCAATGTGTCTGGCAATGAATGCCGACCGCTTAGAGCCGGGTGAGCGTTGTGCTTCAACGTCAAATCGCAACTTCGAAGGTCGTCAAGGTCAAGGTGGCCGTACGCATTTGGTGAGCCCAGAAATGGCGGCTGCGGCAGCGATCGCGGGTCATTTTGTCGACGTCCGTACGTTTGCCTAAGCAAAGGTGATCACGATGCGTACATTGATTCTCGGCGTATTGGTTCTGGTATTAAGTGCCTGCAATACCATGTCGGGTATTGGCAAGGACATTAAAAAGGGTGGCGAAGCCATCGAAAAGGCAGCGAAATGAAACCTTTTGTGCAATTAGACGGTCTGGTTTGCGCGATGGATCGTGCAAACGTCGATACGGATGCCATCATTCCGAAACAGTTTTTGAAGTCGATCAAACGCTCAGGCTTTGGCCCAAATCTGTTTGATGAATGGCGCTATCTCGATCACGGTGAGCCGGGTATGGACAACAGCCTGCGCCAGCTCAATCCTGATTTCGAGCTTAACTTGCCTCGTAATCAAGGTGCTCAAGTGTTATTGGCGCGTGACAACTTTGGCTGCGGCAGCTCGCGCGAACACGCGCCATGGGCGATTGAAGATTTTGGCTTTCGCGCGCTGATCGCGCCAAGTTTTGCCGATATCTTTTTTAACAACTGCTTTAAAAATGGTTTGCTACCGATTGTGCAGCCAGCCGCAGTAGTTGATCAGCTTTTTGCCGAAGCAAAAACGGAAGGCTATCGTCTGAAAATTGATCTGGAAACTCAATCCATTACGACACCGAGCGGTGAAGTATTTAAATTTGAGATTACTGAACATCGCAAACATTGTTTACTCAATGGCTTGGATGAAATTGGTTTAACTTTGGCGCATCGCGATGAAATTAGCGCCTTTGAGGCCAAGCGTCGAGCTGAGCAACCTTGGCTGTTTGCAAAATAAGTTAATGAGCCCCTTTTTTATCATTGGGGCTCGTTTTTTTAGGCTTTATCAATATTATTCTCTGAATTTTGTCGTATCCTTTTACGGTCGAATTCAATTTCTTGGAAAGTAAACCGATGATCCTGCATAAATTTAAAAATCAAAGCGATCTAGATCGTGCCGCCGCTGACCTGATTATTTCTATGGTTCGTGCTAAACCAAACGCGATTTTGGGTATGGCTACTGGTGGTACGCCAGTTGGTTTGTATCAAGAAATCGTTAAAACATACCAAGCAGGTTTGGTGAGCTTTGCGCAAGCCAAAACATTCAATTTGGATGAGTATGTTGGTCTGCCAGTAACGCACCAAGAAAGCTATCGCAATTTTATGCAACGCAATCTGTTTGATCACATTGATATCAAACGCGAAAACACCCATGTGCCTGATGGCAATGCTGCGGACGTTGATGCTGAGTGCCGCAGCTACGATCGCATGATGTTTGAACAAGGCCCAGTTGATTTGCAATTGCTCGGTATTGGCGGCAATGGTCACATCGGTTTTAACGAGCCAGATGAGCACCTGTCACGTGGTACTTATAAAGTAACGCTCAAGCAAGACACTCGCGAAGCCAACAAACGCTTCTTCAACCACATCGACGAAGTGCCAACGCACGCCGTAACGATGGGTATGGGTACCATCATGCAAGCTAAAACAATCCTGCTCGTAGTTAAAGGCGCGGAAAAAGCGGCGATCTTGGATGCGACGCTCAATGGCCCAATCACGACGCAAGTGCCAGCTTCATTGCTGCAAACGCACCCACGCGTGATTGTGATGACTGATTGCGATGTAGACTACAAAGTATCGTTCTAATCGGATTATCATTCGATCAAAAGAGGGGCATGCCCCTCTTTTTCTACGTTTAAGTGCTGCAATAGTTGCACAGACAGCTTGGCATTTGCTGGGTATAGCGCTGTGAATCTTTATTTCAAAGGTTTTTCTGGCAATACCCATGCAGTTTATGAAACACACAACGACCACGAGATAAACATGAAAGTATTGATTCTGCCCGGTGATGGCATTGGCCCTGAAATTGTTGCGCAAGCTAAAAAAGTGCTCGAAGTATTAAAAAACGACGGCCTAGCTTTAGAGTTGCAAGAAGCGCCATTGGGCGGTGCTGCATATGATCAATACGGCGCGCCGTATCCAGAATTCACGCAAAAATTGGCCCGCGAAGCCGATGCGATTTTGCTGGGTGCAGTCGGTGGCCCGCAATATGACAAGCTCGATCGCCCATTGCGCCCAGAGCGCGGCCTGCTCGCGATTCGTAAAGATTTGAACCTGTTCGCTAATCTGCGCCCAGCGATTTTGTATCCAGAATTGGCGAACGCTTCGACGCTGAAGCCTGAAGTGGTATCGGGTCTGGACATCCTGATCGTGCGCGAATTGACTGGCGACATTTATTTCGGCCAGCCACGTGGCATCCGCGTCAACGAAGCGGGCGAGCGCGAAGGCTTTAACACCATGCTGTACGCTGAATCAGAAATCCGCCGTATCGGCCACGTGGCTTTCCAAGCCGCACAAAAACGCGGTAAAAAACTGTGTTCAGTGGATAAGGCCAATGTGTTGGAAACGACTGAATTCTGGAAAGAGATCATGACTGATCTGGCGAAAGAATACCCAGACGTTGAATTGAGTCACATGCTGGTCGATAACGCAGCGATGCAATTGGTCAAAGCACCAAAACAATTCGACGTAGTGGTAACGGGTAATATCTTTGGCGATATTCTGTCGGATGAAGCGTCCATGCTGACGGGCTCAATCGGCATGTTGCCATCGGCTTCGCTCGACGCCAACAACAAAGGCTTGTACGAGCCAAGTCATGGTTCAGCACCAGACATCGCGGGCAAAGACATTGCGAACCCATTAGCAACGATTTTGTCGGTGGCAATGATGCTGCGTTATACCTTCAATAACGAAGCGGCTGCGCAACGCGTGGAAAACGCAGTGAAATCCGTCTTGGCGCAAGGTTTACGCACTGCTGATATCTACGAAGCAGGTACGACGAAAGTCACTTGCTCAGCGATGGGCGATGCGGTGGTTGCCGCACTGTAATGACCTCGATCGAATTGAGATTCATAAAAAAAGAGCCGTAAAGGCTCTTTTTTTATGTGCGCAAAATGCGCACTGCTATGATGAATAAAAATGATATAAAACGAGAGCTGATCATGCGCATAAAATTGTTCGCTTCATTGCTTATCGGTGCCAGTGCCGCAAATGCTTTTGCCGAGCAAATTACACTGACTTTGCAAGAATATCCGCCCTATATGGGCGAGAAGTTAGCATATAAAGGGCTGCTGACTCGAGTGGTCGTCGCGGCGTTTGAACAGCAAAAAATCTCGGTTAAATTGGAGTCCGTTCCTAATAATCGGGCGATTGAAGGCGTTCGGCTGGGTTATTACGAGGGTGGCTTTGGTTGGGCGAAAAATCCCGAGCGTGAAAAAGACCTAGTGTATAGCGACCCAGTTTTATCATTACGGATGGTATTTTGCCTACAAAAAGGCCGTGTAATTGAATGGAAAAAATTGAATGATTTAGCGCCGTATAAAATCGGCGTAACGGCGGGGAATTTTTATTCGGACGATTTTGATAAATTAGTGAAATCAGGCGTATTAAAAACCGATGTGAGCAATAGCGACGTTGCTAACTTTAAAAAGCTTGGGGCTGGCTATATCGATGTGTTCCCAATTGACGCTGAAGTTGGCCCTTATGTGATGGCCAAAAACCTAAGTGCTGGTGAGCAAAATAAATTGACCTGTCAAAATCAGGCCTATTGGAATGCACCATTGCATGTGGTGTTCGATCGTAAAAATCCCAAAGCCGAACGCTGGGCCAGCCAATTTAATGCTGGATTACGCGCTTTGAGTGAGTCAGGTCAATTGCCGCGCCTGATTGAATCAACGCGACGCGAGATTAATCAGGCTAATTAGGTAAATCCTGCCCTCGTTTTATCGCGCGTTACCGAGTAAAATACGCGCTTCGCCGCCCCAGCGTTATGCTGTTGGCGGTTGTTTTTATTTATACCTGGAGTAAGTATATGTCTAAAGCTATTTCGGTTGCGCTCGTTGGTGCAGATACCCCTGCAGCTCAAACCGTGTTGGATGTATTGGGCGAAATGCTGACAGATAATCTGCTCGCGATTTCTGCGCTGTATCCTTTAGCTGATGACGAAGAGGCAGGTACTGTTGAGCTGCGCGAGCATGTGTTGCCGATTATTGACGTAGAGCTTTTCGACTGGAAATCTGCAGATGCCGTTGTTTTTGTCGGCTCGCCTGAATTGGCGGCAAAATATGCCGCGGTGGCTGCTGAATGTAATGCTGCCGTGATCGATTTGACTGGCGCGACCCAAAGTAAAGTCGGCCAGCCAAAACCTGGGCAAGTCGTGAGCTTGCCGCATGTACTGACTTCGATGATTTCTGCTGCGCTGGCCGCATTTAAATCACTATCAACGCTGGATTTTGCCGCCGCGACTGCGATGGTATCGGTATCGGAAGATGGCAAATCAGCCATCGAAGCGCTGTCGATGCAAACCCGCCAGTTATTTGCGCAGCAAGAAGTTGAGTTAGCGGGCTACCCAAAACGCTTGGCGTTTAATCTGCTGCCCACTGCAAATCGAGGTGAAGAGGCGCGGATTCAGGGTGAATTGGCTGCGGCAGGGCACGCGGTGAATAGCTTAACCGTAAGCCGCGTGCCGGTCTTTTTTGGCCATGCGGTGAGTTTGGCGGTGCAATTTAATTCGGCACAAACATTGGAAGCAGTGAGCGCCGCGTTGAAAGACGCGCCTGCTTTGTATTTCTTGCAAGCAGAAGGCGCAGCCGGTATTGCGACGCCGCAAGATGCCATCGGTGGCGATAAAATCTGGGCGAATCAATTGCAGTTGTCTAGCGATGGCCGCAGTGCGACGATTTGGTTGGTCGCTGATAATGCGCGTTTACCTGCGCGTGCTTTGGCTTTATTGTTGGCTTTGGTGTAAGTGCTTTAATTGCCTCAGTATCGCTGTTGCCCATTAAAAAAGCCCCGAATTTCGGGGCTTTTTTGTATTTAAACGGTTTGAAACTCCAGGGTATATTTCGCTCCGCTATCAATACCAAGGTGTTTAACCAGATACGGCATGATACTTTCTAGTTGATTGGCCAGTGTCCACGGTGGGTTGATCACAAACATCCCGCTGCCATGCATGCCAAAGCCATCTGGACTTGGGGTCTGGACGGTGAGCGCCACGTGTAGCCAGCTACCGTTCCATTTGGTGGCAGGCAGCTTTTTCAGCTTATCGAGCATTTGTTTGACTTCGACGCGCGATAATTGCGGATACCAAATCGCATACACGCCCGTCGGGAACCGCTCGAGCGCGATTTTCATCGTATCGGCAACGCGAACGTAATCGTGTTTATCTTCGTACGGTGGATCGATCAGCATCAATGCGCGGCGTGGTGGCGGTGGCAGTACACCCTTGATGCTGGCAAAGCCATCGGCGTGTACCACCTGAGCGCGTTTGCCCGCAGAAGCAAAATTATCGCTCAGGATTTTGGCATCGTTGGTGTGTAACTCAAACAAGCGCAATTTATCGTCAAAGCGTTGCAGAGCTTGCGCTACATAGGGCGAGCCGGGGTAGAATATCAGATGGTCTTGACCGGCATTCAGCGTTTTAACCAGCTCAATATAAGGTTTAAGTGCTTCGGGTAAATCGCTGCGCTGCCACAAACGGGCAATGCCGGTTTCAAACTCGGCATTTTTGGTCGCATAACCTTCAGTCAGCGAATACACCCCTGCGCCTGCATGCGTATCGATATACCACCACGGTTTTTCTTTTTGGTTGAGGTAGTCGAGTAGCAACACTTCAACAGCGTGTTTTAACACGTCTGCGTGATTGCCGGCGTGAAAGGCGTGGCGGTAACTCAGCATGATTTGATCCTGAACTCAATGCGCTATTGTAACCGTAAACCCATCATTCAGAGCTGGCTTGTGAGCGCGTTGGCCTTCACCGATCAGGGGGAAGCGGTATCTCGCCGGCGTCGGACGTGAAATCAACTATGCTGTAAGTAATATGTCGTTTTTATTGCTGATGAGGGAATGATTTTGATATTACGCTGACTAAATTGGCTAGAGTATTGAGCGAATGGGCGCGATGGCGGCGCTCAATTTGATCCTTTCGCATTCTCAAGTGATTGCAGCAAGGAGCACTATGATTTGGTTGCTTGTCGGATTAACTGCATTTTGCCTTGTTTTGCTGGCGTATGCTTTTCATGCTCGTCGTCTGCGAGATCGTTATCAGGCTTTACTCGATAGCGTGCCTGACTTGGCTTGGGTGAAAGATGCGCAGGGGCGATTTGTCGTCGTTAATCAGGCATTTCGCGATATTTGGCAGATCAAAGATCCCCACGAGTTACTCGGAAAGGACGATTTTTATCTATCGCCGCCGAATCTAGCCGCGGAATATCAGGCTGATGATCTCAAAGTCATCCGCACTGGGGTTGCGATCCGCAGTGAAAACCCTTTTGATCATGCCATTGATGGTCAACGCTGGATGGAGTTGATCAAAGTGCCCGTGTATGAGGGCAAAACCATCATTGGCACCGCCGGGATCGCGCGCGATATCAGTGAGCGCAAGCAAGCGCAGGAACAATTGGAATGGCTGGCTTGGCATGATCCACTCACTCAGCTGCTCAATCGCAGTTATTTGGAGCGACAACTGTCGATCTGGATCGACAGTGGCTTATCGTTTAGCTTATGGCTGATCGATTTGGATCATTTCAAACGAATTAATGACGCGCTAGGGCATGGCGCGGGTGATGCGGCCTTGCTGCAAGTGGCCAAACGTTTGCAGACCTTGAGTGATCAGGTATTTCGGCTGGGTGGGGATGAATTTGTGGTCCTGGCGCCATTGCAAGACATTGAGCGTATTGATGATTTACTGCATACGATCTTAAACCAAACCATCCAAATTGAAGACCTCGATTTTCAATTGGGCTTCACCGCTGGTCGAGTGCAGTTTCCTGAAGATGGTCAAACTGCCAGCCAATTGCTGAAACACGCTGATATTGCGCTCTATCGCGGTAAATCGGCGGGGCGCGGCGTCGTGAGTGTTTTTGCCAGTGCAATGGCCAAACACGCTGTGTTGCAGCTTGAGCTAGAGCGTGAGCTACGCCAGGCCTTGTTACTGAATGAGTTTCGGCTGGTTTATCAGCCACAAATTCGCCTCGCGGATAACCGCCTGATTGGCTATGAAGCGTTAATCCGTTGGAATCAGGCGCAGCGCGGTGAGGTTAGCCCAGTTGATTTCATTCCGTTTGCCGAGCAAACGGGGATCATTGCCAGTATTGGCGATTGGGCGCTTGATGAAGCGATCCGTCAGCTAGAAAGCTGGGCACAGGCAGGGCTAGCCGTGGTGCCAATTGCGGTCAATGTGTCGGCCTTGCAATTGGCAAATTTGGGCTTTGCTGATTCAGTGATTGCGCGCATCAAGCGTTTGCCGGTGTTTTTGCAGTGTCTGATCCAGCTAGAATTGACCGAATCAACCCTGATGCAAGCGCCTTCCATCCAGAGCATCCGCCAATTAACGCAAGCGGATATTGCGGTACATATGGATGACTTTGGCACGGGTTATTCCAATTTGGCCATGCTGTCACGCATGTCGCTGTCTAAATTAAAATTTGACCGCAGCTTGATTCAGAATATTCCGGATAACCACGCCCATCAGCAGGTTTGCCGTGCATTACTCGATTTGGCACATGCCTTGCAATTAGAGGTCGTCGCCGAAGGGGTGGAAACGCAAGCCGAAGCCTTGTGGCTGGCTGAGCAAGGCGTACAGTATGCGCAAGGGTATTGGTTTAGCCGACCGCTCGAAAAAGAGCTGGCAGCAAGATACATGGATGGGGTAACTGAGTGAAATCTTTTTAAATAGAGATCTTGCTTGGTATACCCCATTTAGGATTTGAAGCGCAATAATTCACTGGCCGATGCTCGCTCGCCAAAACAACGTACACAAAAATATACCCAATAAGCCAGCAGCCGGTTCATGCCATC includes:
- a CDS encoding ribonuclease domain-containing protein, producing MKLIPSLIVLLTLSWSGVNHAALPSCQQIARDIAQQKHVPAKELQDILVSLNQNNRLPDQFVTKKTAQQAGWKPGSSLWDSLPGKSIGGDKFSNRERRLPDGKYFEADLDYQGYKRNAKRIVFQVKGPRYITVDHYNTFTEISACQ
- the leuC gene encoding 3-isopropylmalate dehydratase large subunit, giving the protein MSAKTLYDKLWHSHVVREEADGTCLIYIDRHLVHEVTSPQAFEGLKLAHRLPWRNSSVVATADHNTPTNEWEKGIQDPISRLQVETLDANIKEFGALAYFPFKDQRQGIVHVVGPENGATLPGMTVVCGDSHTSTHGAFAALAHGIGTSEVEHVLATQTLVAKKSKAMLVRVDGKLGTGVTAKDVALAIIGKIGTAGGTGYAIEFGGEAIRSLSIEGRMTLCNMAIEGGARAGMVAVDDKTIEYLKGRPFSPSAEQWDAAVASWKELVSDEGAVFDAVVELRAEDIEPQITWGTSPEQVLGVSGKVPNPANEADPVKKGSYERALQYMGLAADTPLTDIAVDKVFIGSCTNSRIEDLRAAAGVVKGKKKAANVKLVLIVPGSGLVKAQAEAEGLDKVFIEAGFEWREPGCSMCLAMNADRLEPGERCASTSNRNFEGRQGQGGRTHLVSPEMAAAAAIAGHFVDVRTFA
- a CDS encoding entericidin A/B family lipoprotein, whose translation is MRTLILGVLVLVLSACNTMSGIGKDIKKGGEAIEKAAK
- the leuD gene encoding 3-isopropylmalate dehydratase small subunit, yielding MKPFVQLDGLVCAMDRANVDTDAIIPKQFLKSIKRSGFGPNLFDEWRYLDHGEPGMDNSLRQLNPDFELNLPRNQGAQVLLARDNFGCGSSREHAPWAIEDFGFRALIAPSFADIFFNNCFKNGLLPIVQPAAVVDQLFAEAKTEGYRLKIDLETQSITTPSGEVFKFEITEHRKHCLLNGLDEIGLTLAHRDEISAFEAKRRAEQPWLFAK
- the nagB gene encoding glucosamine-6-phosphate deaminase, translating into MILHKFKNQSDLDRAAADLIISMVRAKPNAILGMATGGTPVGLYQEIVKTYQAGLVSFAQAKTFNLDEYVGLPVTHQESYRNFMQRNLFDHIDIKRENTHVPDGNAADVDAECRSYDRMMFEQGPVDLQLLGIGGNGHIGFNEPDEHLSRGTYKVTLKQDTREANKRFFNHIDEVPTHAVTMGMGTIMQAKTILLVVKGAEKAAILDATLNGPITTQVPASLLQTHPRVIVMTDCDVDYKVSF
- the leuB gene encoding 3-isopropylmalate dehydrogenase, whose translation is MKVLILPGDGIGPEIVAQAKKVLEVLKNDGLALELQEAPLGGAAYDQYGAPYPEFTQKLAREADAILLGAVGGPQYDKLDRPLRPERGLLAIRKDLNLFANLRPAILYPELANASTLKPEVVSGLDILIVRELTGDIYFGQPRGIRVNEAGEREGFNTMLYAESEIRRIGHVAFQAAQKRGKKLCSVDKANVLETTEFWKEIMTDLAKEYPDVELSHMLVDNAAMQLVKAPKQFDVVVTGNIFGDILSDEASMLTGSIGMLPSASLDANNKGLYEPSHGSAPDIAGKDIANPLATILSVAMMLRYTFNNEAAAQRVENAVKSVLAQGLRTADIYEAGTTKVTCSAMGDAVVAAL
- a CDS encoding substrate-binding periplasmic protein, producing MRIKLFASLLIGASAANAFAEQITLTLQEYPPYMGEKLAYKGLLTRVVVAAFEQQKISVKLESVPNNRAIEGVRLGYYEGGFGWAKNPEREKDLVYSDPVLSLRMVFCLQKGRVIEWKKLNDLAPYKIGVTAGNFYSDDFDKLVKSGVLKTDVSNSDVANFKKLGAGYIDVFPIDAEVGPYVMAKNLSAGEQNKLTCQNQAYWNAPLHVVFDRKNPKAERWASQFNAGLRALSESGQLPRLIESTRREINQAN
- a CDS encoding Asd/ArgC dimerization domain-containing protein, whose amino-acid sequence is MSKAISVALVGADTPAAQTVLDVLGEMLTDNLLAISALYPLADDEEAGTVELREHVLPIIDVELFDWKSADAVVFVGSPELAAKYAAVAAECNAAVIDLTGATQSKVGQPKPGQVVSLPHVLTSMISAALAAFKSLSTLDFAAATAMVSVSEDGKSAIEALSMQTRQLFAQQEVELAGYPKRLAFNLLPTANRGEEARIQGELAAAGHAVNSLTVSRVPVFFGHAVSLAVQFNSAQTLEAVSAALKDAPALYFLQAEGAAGIATPQDAIGGDKIWANQLQLSSDGRSATIWLVADNARLPARALALLLALV
- a CDS encoding 23S rRNA (adenine(2030)-N(6))-methyltransferase RlmJ, whose translation is MLSYRHAFHAGNHADVLKHAVEVLLLDYLNQKEKPWWYIDTHAGAGVYSLTEGYATKNAEFETGIARLWQRSDLPEALKPYIELVKTLNAGQDHLIFYPGSPYVAQALQRFDDKLRLFELHTNDAKILSDNFASAGKRAQVVHADGFASIKGVLPPPPRRALMLIDPPYEDKHDYVRVADTMKIALERFPTGVYAIWYPQLSRVEVKQMLDKLKKLPATKWNGSWLHVALTVQTPSPDGFGMHGSGMFVINPPWTLANQLESIMPYLVKHLGIDSGAKYTLEFQTV
- a CDS encoding putative bifunctional diguanylate cyclase/phosphodiesterase gives rise to the protein MIWLLVGLTAFCLVLLAYAFHARRLRDRYQALLDSVPDLAWVKDAQGRFVVVNQAFRDIWQIKDPHELLGKDDFYLSPPNLAAEYQADDLKVIRTGVAIRSENPFDHAIDGQRWMELIKVPVYEGKTIIGTAGIARDISERKQAQEQLEWLAWHDPLTQLLNRSYLERQLSIWIDSGLSFSLWLIDLDHFKRINDALGHGAGDAALLQVAKRLQTLSDQVFRLGGDEFVVLAPLQDIERIDDLLHTILNQTIQIEDLDFQLGFTAGRVQFPEDGQTASQLLKHADIALYRGKSAGRGVVSVFASAMAKHAVLQLELERELRQALLLNEFRLVYQPQIRLADNRLIGYEALIRWNQAQRGEVSPVDFIPFAEQTGIIASIGDWALDEAIRQLESWAQAGLAVVPIAVNVSALQLANLGFADSVIARIKRLPVFLQCLIQLELTESTLMQAPSIQSIRQLTQADIAVHMDDFGTGYSNLAMLSRMSLSKLKFDRSLIQNIPDNHAHQQVCRALLDLAHALQLEVVAEGVETQAEALWLAEQGVQYAQGYWFSRPLEKELAARYMDGVTE